From the Acidobacteriota bacterium genome, one window contains:
- a CDS encoding ferritin-like domain-containing protein: protein MTKTPERTQTATQANLRPLIDGLNEALNREVTTFLRYMLQASVLKGVEWAPLRSLYEEEVSDERGHAQYLANKIVMLGSKPRLDVDVAEVKTDPRAMIEFDIEQEQEDVKGYKRLAKLAEELGFIELQLKMEDLAADESRHAEELQRLLG, encoded by the coding sequence ATGACCAAGACCCCAGAGAGAACCCAAACCGCCACCCAGGCCAACCTGCGACCCCTGATCGACGGCCTCAATGAAGCCCTCAACCGCGAGGTGACGACTTTCTTGCGCTACATGCTGCAGGCATCCGTTTTGAAGGGAGTGGAATGGGCGCCTTTGCGCAGCCTCTATGAAGAGGAGGTCAGCGACGAAAGGGGCCACGCCCAGTACTTGGCCAACAAAATCGTCATGCTGGGCAGCAAGCCTCGACTTGACGTCGACGTCGCCGAAGTCAAGACTGATCCTCGTGCCATGATCGAATTCGACATCGAGCAGGAGCAGGAGGACGTCAAGGGCTACAAAAGGCTGGCCAAGTTGGCCGAGGAGTTAGGCTTTATCGAACTTCAACTCAAAATGGAAGACCTGGCCGCCGACGAGTCGCGCCACGCCGAAGAACTGCAGCGGCTGCTGGGATGA
- a CDS encoding MgtC/SapB family protein, which produces MDFSKFLVAPDLEHVIQIGLAYILALPIGWDREESARGVGLRTFPLVAVASCAFVIIGQVALQGGDAQDKILAGLMTGIGFIGGGAILRNDNSVAGTSTAASIWITGAIGAAVAWHLYPIAVLLTALDFLTLRYFGGLKQNIGENAEEEHESK; this is translated from the coding sequence ATGGACTTTTCCAAGTTCCTGGTAGCGCCCGATTTGGAGCATGTGATTCAGATCGGGCTTGCTTACATTCTGGCTCTTCCGATCGGCTGGGACCGCGAAGAATCGGCTCGCGGAGTCGGCCTGCGCACCTTTCCCCTGGTGGCAGTGGCCAGTTGCGCCTTTGTCATTATCGGACAGGTGGCCTTGCAGGGCGGCGACGCCCAAGACAAGATCTTGGCCGGTTTGATGACCGGCATCGGCTTCATCGGAGGCGGTGCCATTCTGCGCAACGACAACAGCGTCGCCGGCACTTCCACCGCCGCCAGCATTTGGATCACGGGTGCCATCGGGGCTGCGGTGGCCTGGCATCTCTATCCCATCGCCGTCTTGCTGACGGCTCTCGATTTCCTGACGCTGCGCTATTTCGGCGGATTGAAGCAGAATATCGGGGAAAATGCCGAAGAAGAGCATGAGAGCAAATAG
- the sppA gene encoding signal peptide peptidase SppA: protein MKDFLKSFFATLAALAIVAGGAFFLLMILIAAASSGDAPSVPSKAVLVLDLTKPISDKPYVEDPEQVFRQALTGGSPLESVSLKTILDALDSAADDDRIKAVLVRGPAASPGWLSGWAALKEVREGLERFKESGKEVLAYGRIYSEADYYVASVANSIQIHPLGGLEMNGLASERMFYARAMQKYGVEMQILRVGKYKAAVEPYMLEKMSPENRRQTELLLADLFNPFLEGVAVSRGIEVERLNSLADGKALFKAQEAVECGLADEVTHFDAVRKHLQDLTDTADEDSFAHISISDYAEAAVTRRGSGNDYIAVVYAEGEIVDGASKTQVGGDSLAKLLRQAREDEDVKAVVLRVNSPGGSAMASEVIQRETLLIKEAGKPFVVSMGTVAASGGYWISAYADEIVAQPNTITGSIGVFGMIPNVQRLFNDFGITFDTAKTNQHADLGSIFRPLSEAEREILQGFTDQVYDKFLNKVAEGRNMTVEQVHEIAQGRVWSGREAQKLGLVDSLGSLQDALASAAQRAELGDQYRLRFYQRKKDFAETLMELLSDREEDIATRGPLESQLGRVYSAIERLRHFNDPNNVYARLEFDLSIR, encoded by the coding sequence ATGAAGGACTTCTTGAAGAGTTTCTTCGCTACTTTGGCCGCGCTGGCGATCGTTGCCGGCGGAGCATTTTTTCTCTTGATGATCCTCATTGCCGCCGCTTCGTCGGGCGATGCGCCCAGCGTGCCCTCCAAGGCGGTCCTGGTGCTGGACTTGACCAAACCCATCTCGGACAAGCCTTACGTGGAAGATCCGGAACAGGTTTTCCGCCAAGCGCTGACGGGCGGGTCGCCACTTGAGTCGGTATCTCTGAAGACCATTCTGGACGCCTTGGATTCGGCGGCCGACGACGACCGCATCAAGGCCGTACTGGTTCGGGGACCGGCAGCCAGTCCGGGCTGGCTCTCGGGATGGGCCGCCCTCAAGGAGGTGCGCGAGGGATTGGAGCGCTTCAAGGAATCCGGCAAGGAAGTCCTGGCCTACGGGCGCATCTACAGCGAAGCCGACTACTATGTAGCCTCGGTTGCCAATTCCATCCAGATTCACCCGCTGGGGGGGCTGGAAATGAACGGGCTGGCCTCCGAACGCATGTTCTATGCCCGCGCCATGCAGAAGTACGGCGTGGAAATGCAGATTCTGCGGGTGGGCAAGTACAAGGCGGCCGTCGAGCCCTACATGCTGGAAAAGATGAGCCCCGAGAACCGGCGTCAGACCGAATTGCTGCTGGCGGACCTCTTCAATCCCTTTCTGGAGGGCGTAGCCGTCTCGCGCGGAATCGAGGTAGAGCGCCTCAACTCGCTGGCCGACGGAAAAGCCCTCTTCAAGGCTCAGGAAGCCGTGGAGTGCGGCCTGGCCGATGAAGTGACCCATTTCGATGCCGTCCGAAAGCACCTGCAGGACCTGACCGACACGGCGGACGAAGACAGCTTCGCCCACATCAGCATCTCCGATTATGCCGAGGCCGCGGTGACCCGGAGGGGAAGCGGCAATGACTACATCGCCGTGGTCTATGCTGAAGGCGAGATCGTGGACGGCGCCAGCAAGACTCAAGTGGGCGGCGACTCCCTGGCCAAGCTGCTGCGGCAGGCACGCGAGGATGAAGACGTCAAAGCCGTCGTCCTGCGCGTCAACAGTCCGGGAGGCAGCGCCATGGCATCCGAGGTCATTCAGCGCGAGACCCTTCTCATCAAGGAGGCCGGCAAACCCTTCGTGGTCTCCATGGGTACGGTGGCGGCTTCAGGCGGCTACTGGATTTCTGCTTACGCCGACGAGATCGTGGCCCAGCCCAATACCATCACCGGTTCCATCGGCGTCTTCGGCATGATTCCCAACGTGCAGAGGCTTTTCAACGATTTCGGCATTACTTTCGACACCGCCAAGACCAACCAGCATGCCGACTTGGGCAGCATTTTCCGACCGCTCAGCGAAGCCGAACGCGAAATACTGCAAGGATTCACCGATCAGGTTTACGACAAGTTCCTCAACAAGGTCGCCGAAGGCCGTAACATGACGGTGGAACAGGTTCACGAGATCGCTCAGGGCCGGGTCTGGTCAGGCCGGGAGGCCCAAAAGCTGGGCCTGGTCGACAGTCTGGGATCGTTGCAGGACGCGCTCGCCTCGGCCGCCCAGCGGGCGGAGCTGGGAGACCAGTACCGCCTGCGCTTCTACCAGAGGAAGAAAGACTTCGCCGAAACCTTGATGGAACTGCTTAGCGACCGGGAAGAAGACATCGCCACCCGGGGGCCCCTGGAATCTCAACTGGGCCGCGTCTACTCGGCGATTGAGAGGCTGCGCCATTTCAACGACCCCAACAACGTTTACGCCCGCCTCGAATTCGATCTTTCCATCCGCTGA
- a CDS encoding YihY/virulence factor BrkB family protein: protein MNGVPKASNLSAESPQQSPAEGPEQPAEERAAEKEVAAEDVEERRQEGPGGGADEQAEEEESPLTLREEVGEQLHQLRRIAVSTYRHCTKMQLSMMASSLSYITILSILPLIAFGFVVFEYVGGLESLFDTLRPFLTQYLAADTVPRVTESIREIEVRALGVGSIVGLILASMALFSSVESALNKVWRIKVRRPILRRITVYVMFLVLGPALLAAAGVAASRGLFLKGLVPLGWWGTVLSLILYALTVGILYLLYKMVPDRSVKAVPALAAAVFTATTLQVARWCFSVYTSWVAAATDYYNKIYGGLAAVALLVIWIFIAWLVILIGASLSVVVQHRQEARSQAVLHPEAED from the coding sequence ATGAACGGAGTACCCAAGGCATCAAACCTCTCGGCTGAGAGCCCTCAACAATCGCCAGCCGAAGGACCGGAGCAACCGGCCGAGGAACGTGCCGCCGAAAAGGAAGTCGCCGCTGAAGACGTCGAAGAGCGTCGGCAGGAGGGACCAGGCGGAGGAGCCGACGAGCAAGCAGAGGAGGAGGAAAGCCCGCTTACCTTAAGGGAGGAAGTCGGAGAGCAACTGCATCAGTTGCGCCGGATTGCCGTTTCCACCTATCGGCATTGCACCAAAATGCAGCTTTCCATGATGGCCTCTTCCCTTTCCTACATCACCATCCTCTCCATTCTGCCGCTGATCGCCTTCGGATTCGTGGTCTTCGAGTATGTAGGCGGCTTGGAGAGCCTCTTCGACACGCTGCGACCTTTCTTGACTCAGTACTTGGCCGCCGACACGGTGCCGCGCGTGACCGAGTCGATCCGTGAAATCGAGGTCAGAGCGCTTGGCGTCGGCAGCATCGTGGGCCTCATATTGGCCAGCATGGCGCTGTTTTCCAGCGTGGAATCGGCTCTCAACAAGGTCTGGCGAATCAAGGTGCGACGCCCGATCCTGCGGCGAATCACCGTCTACGTGATGTTCCTGGTGCTGGGACCGGCACTGCTGGCGGCGGCGGGAGTGGCCGCCTCGCGCGGCCTCTTCCTCAAGGGCTTGGTTCCGCTGGGATGGTGGGGAACGGTCCTGAGTTTGATTCTTTACGCCCTGACCGTGGGCATCCTTTATCTGCTCTACAAGATGGTGCCCGACCGCTCCGTGAAAGCTGTTCCCGCCCTGGCCGCCGCGGTCTTTACGGCAACCACTCTTCAAGTAGCCCGATGGTGTTTTTCCGTTTACACCTCCTGGGTGGCTGCGGCCACCGATTATTACAACAAGATCTACGGAGGACTGGCGGCGGTCGCGCTGCTGGTTATCTGGATCTTCATCGCCTGGCTGGTGATTTTGATCGGCGCCAGCCTTTCGGTGGTGGTGCAGCACCGGCAGGAGGCCCGCAGCCAAGCCGTCCTTCACCCCGAGGCCGAAGACTGA